A window of Raineyella sp. W15-4 contains these coding sequences:
- a CDS encoding amino acid permease, producing the protein MSIDAGPGTRAVSGVTYQKADADYFDKRRLQRTAGLAGLWGIGVAAVISGNFSGWNGGIATAGWGGFAIATVVIVVMYVMMIESISEMASAMPHTGGAYSFARAAMGPWGGFVTGLAETIEYVMTTGVVIFFSAQYADAIMAELTGGFSLIGMGLSWVWWLVLYVVFVLLNAAGASASFRFAVVVAIMSVAILVVYAAMAVFSGKADFSTLWDITPQAGGSVFLPFGVGAVFFAMPFAMWLFLGIEELPLAAEEAHDPQRDIPRAGRGGMLTLVITGAIVLFLNPAVLGSSATGSSLEPLLDGFRAIMPGNVAAILSAFALIGLLASVQGIMFAYGRNMYSLSRAGYYPKFLSLTGERQTPYLALIVGALIGFVSLFVVGYGSEQAGSVVLNIAVWGAVLSYLLQMASFVILRRRFPDALRPHTSPFGIAGAVVAGVIALAIFVGVLLNPAYTAAIYTVVVVYVAALVLFAVFGRKQLVLSPEEEYAITGGLHGDPEKEGYGDDEFFENPDDDVSVTVR; encoded by the coding sequence ATGTCCATCGATGCCGGCCCTGGGACCCGCGCGGTTTCGGGCGTCACCTATCAGAAGGCAGACGCCGACTACTTCGACAAGCGCCGACTCCAGCGCACCGCGGGACTTGCGGGACTGTGGGGAATCGGTGTCGCCGCCGTGATCTCCGGCAACTTCTCCGGGTGGAACGGCGGCATCGCCACGGCCGGGTGGGGTGGCTTCGCGATCGCGACCGTGGTGATCGTCGTCATGTACGTGATGATGATCGAGTCGATCAGCGAGATGGCCTCGGCCATGCCGCACACCGGTGGCGCCTACTCCTTCGCCCGGGCCGCGATGGGACCGTGGGGCGGTTTCGTCACCGGTCTGGCGGAGACCATCGAGTACGTGATGACGACGGGCGTGGTCATCTTCTTCTCCGCCCAGTACGCGGACGCCATCATGGCGGAGCTGACCGGCGGTTTCAGCCTGATCGGCATGGGCCTGTCCTGGGTGTGGTGGCTGGTCCTCTACGTCGTTTTCGTCCTGCTCAATGCAGCGGGCGCGAGCGCGTCCTTCCGCTTCGCCGTCGTGGTGGCGATCATGTCCGTCGCGATCCTGGTCGTCTACGCCGCGATGGCCGTGTTCTCCGGCAAGGCCGACTTCTCGACCCTGTGGGACATCACGCCGCAGGCCGGTGGTTCGGTCTTCCTGCCGTTCGGCGTCGGGGCCGTCTTCTTCGCCATGCCCTTCGCGATGTGGCTGTTCCTCGGTATCGAGGAGCTGCCGCTGGCCGCCGAGGAGGCGCACGATCCGCAGCGCGACATCCCGCGCGCCGGTCGCGGCGGCATGCTGACCCTCGTCATCACCGGCGCGATCGTGCTCTTCCTCAACCCGGCGGTGCTCGGCTCCTCCGCCACCGGCTCGTCGCTGGAGCCCCTGCTGGACGGCTTCCGGGCGATCATGCCGGGCAACGTCGCGGCGATCCTGTCGGCCTTCGCCCTGATCGGCCTGCTCGCCTCGGTGCAGGGCATCATGTTCGCCTACGGCCGCAACATGTACTCGCTGTCGCGGGCCGGCTACTACCCGAAGTTCCTCTCCCTGACCGGTGAGCGCCAGACCCCCTATCTCGCCCTGATCGTGGGCGCGCTGATCGGCTTCGTGTCGCTGTTCGTCGTGGGGTACGGCAGTGAGCAGGCCGGCTCGGTCGTCCTGAACATCGCCGTGTGGGGCGCGGTGCTGTCCTACCTGCTGCAGATGGCGTCGTTCGTGATCCTGCGCCGACGGTTCCCGGATGCCCTGCGTCCCCACACCAGCCCGTTCGGCATCGCCGGGGCGGTCGTCGCCGGAGTGATCGCCCTGGCGATCTTCGTCGGTGTCCTGCTCAACCCGGCCTACACCGCGGCCATCTACACCGTCGTCGTGGTGTACGTCGCCGCACTGGTGCTCTTCGCGGTGTTCGGGCGCAAGCAGCTGGTGCTCTCACCCGAAGAGGAGTACGCCATCACCGGCGGTCTCCACGGAGATCCCGAGAAAGAGGGCTACGGCGATGACGAGTTCTTCGAGAACCCCGATGACGACGTCTCCGTCACGGTGAGGTAG
- a CDS encoding NifU family protein — translation MSPSPAAPTVAVHPEATADPRTIRWVVPAGTFDFVGAPRVVPGALQALLDDGSLSAIAVEPAAVLTTAGVGNPLADPAGPDPTTDTSETWHTLGGPVRRALLAALADPTDWQAASSLDALPGAVLAAAVEQIIAGEVGAYVRSHGGSAQLVRVEGSVATIALDGACSGCPARGATLGLRFGRAVEALCPGAEVVLEENGVPLLLRWGRR, via the coding sequence GTGAGCCCCTCCCCCGCCGCCCCGACTGTCGCCGTGCATCCCGAGGCCACTGCCGATCCGCGGACCATTCGCTGGGTCGTTCCCGCGGGAACGTTCGACTTCGTCGGCGCCCCACGGGTCGTCCCCGGGGCTCTGCAGGCGCTGCTCGACGACGGGTCGCTGAGCGCGATCGCGGTGGAGCCGGCCGCCGTGCTGACCACTGCGGGGGTCGGCAACCCACTGGCCGACCCCGCCGGGCCCGACCCCACCACTGACACCTCGGAGACGTGGCACACGCTCGGCGGCCCGGTGCGCCGGGCCCTGCTCGCAGCCCTGGCCGATCCCACCGACTGGCAGGCTGCGTCCTCCCTCGACGCCCTGCCCGGCGCGGTGCTGGCGGCGGCCGTCGAACAGATCATCGCCGGGGAGGTCGGGGCGTACGTACGCTCCCACGGCGGCAGCGCCCAGCTGGTGCGCGTCGAGGGCAGCGTGGCGACCATCGCCCTGGACGGCGCCTGCTCGGGCTGCCCCGCACGAGGAGCGACGCTGGGGTTGCGCTTCGGCCGGGCGGTCGAGGCACTGTGCCCCGGGGCCGAGGTCGTGCTCGAGGAGAACGGTGTGCCGCTGCTGTTGCGGTGGGGGCGACGGTAG
- a CDS encoding TusE/DsrC/DsvC family sulfur relay protein: MPTNTLNDRTFQVNDEGFFTNRDEWSEDLATDLAALIGIEMDEAHWAPIRFMREDSATSGVTPTLRRMQTVGGFDIKELYLLYPGKPAKKMAWIAGLPKPVGCV, translated from the coding sequence GTGCCCACCAACACCCTCAACGACCGTACGTTCCAGGTGAACGACGAGGGCTTCTTCACCAATCGCGACGAGTGGAGCGAGGACCTGGCCACCGACCTGGCCGCGCTCATCGGCATCGAGATGGACGAGGCGCACTGGGCGCCGATCCGCTTCATGCGCGAGGACTCCGCGACGTCCGGCGTCACCCCCACCCTGCGCCGGATGCAGACCGTGGGCGGCTTCGACATCAAGGAGCTCTACCTCCTCTACCCCGGCAAGCCGGCCAAGAAGATGGCCTGGATCGCCGGCCTGCCCAAGCCCGTCGGCTGCGTCTAG
- a CDS encoding FeoA family protein, whose translation MSEITLTLSRRRVDRPAVIDAGAPSGHTGPGHALRGMQELHEGEQAAIVRVCDGSDAACARRLFDLGFAPGASVVKVRRAPFGGPAVYRIADYEIALRPEQARTILVGTESSEPVQPGAYATRSFAA comes from the coding sequence ATGTCTGAGATCACCCTCACCCTCTCCCGGCGTCGGGTCGACCGACCCGCCGTCATCGACGCCGGTGCCCCCTCCGGTCATACCGGCCCCGGCCACGCTCTGCGCGGCATGCAGGAGCTCCACGAGGGGGAACAGGCGGCCATCGTACGGGTCTGCGACGGCTCCGACGCCGCCTGCGCCCGGCGGTTGTTCGATCTGGGCTTCGCCCCGGGGGCGAGCGTGGTGAAGGTGCGCCGGGCCCCCTTCGGCGGCCCCGCCGTCTACCGGATCGCCGACTACGAGATCGCCCTGCGCCCGGAGCAGGCCCGGACCATCCTGGTCGGCACCGAGTCCTCCGAGCCGGTGCAGCCCGGAGCGTACGCCACCCGGTCCTTCGCCGCATGA
- a CDS encoding FAD/NAD(P)-binding oxidoreductase encodes MRRLLILGAGTAGTMLANILRRELTEDWAITVVDKDDDHPYQPGYLFIPFGTSTPERIVKPRTRFLPRGVDFIQSGIRTVRADDDQVDLEDGRVLAYDWLLIATGTVPRPDLTPGMADGPLWYRKIFDFYTLEGATRLHDALEAFQGGKILVQLTDMPIKCPVAPLEFVFLLEDYFRKRRIRHKVDITYVTPLDGAFTKPVASRELGNLLTDRSIRQATDFAVERIDNDRQVIVSYDGRELPFDLLVTIPLHTGQQYVFDSGLGDDAGFVPVDKQTLRSTAYDNIFVLGDASNIPTSKAGAVAHFAVETFVPNFLALIDGKPMPNRFDGHANCFVESGRGQALLLDFNYDTQPLTGTFPLPGVGPLKLLGRSRMNHLGKLAFEQIYWKLLLPGHRLPVPTLMSMAGKHEED; translated from the coding sequence ATGAGACGGCTCCTCATCCTCGGTGCCGGTACCGCCGGCACCATGCTCGCCAACATCCTCCGTCGCGAGCTCACCGAAGACTGGGCGATCACCGTGGTCGACAAGGACGACGACCACCCGTACCAACCCGGTTACCTCTTCATCCCGTTCGGCACCTCCACGCCCGAGCGGATCGTCAAGCCACGGACCCGGTTCCTCCCCCGGGGGGTGGACTTCATCCAGTCGGGCATCCGCACGGTCCGGGCCGACGACGACCAGGTCGACCTCGAGGACGGCCGGGTGCTGGCGTACGACTGGCTGCTGATCGCCACCGGCACGGTGCCGCGGCCCGACCTCACCCCGGGGATGGCCGACGGCCCGCTCTGGTACAGGAAGATCTTCGACTTCTACACCCTGGAGGGCGCCACCCGGCTGCACGACGCCCTCGAGGCGTTCCAGGGCGGCAAGATCCTGGTGCAGCTCACCGACATGCCGATCAAATGCCCGGTGGCGCCGCTGGAGTTCGTCTTCCTGCTGGAGGACTACTTCCGCAAGCGCCGGATCCGCCACAAGGTCGACATCACCTACGTCACCCCGCTGGACGGGGCCTTCACCAAACCGGTCGCGTCCCGGGAGCTGGGCAACCTGCTCACCGACCGCTCGATCCGCCAGGCCACCGATTTCGCCGTGGAGCGGATCGACAACGACCGGCAGGTGATCGTCTCGTACGACGGCCGGGAACTGCCCTTCGACCTGCTGGTCACCATCCCGCTGCACACCGGCCAGCAGTACGTGTTCGACTCCGGCCTCGGCGACGACGCCGGCTTCGTCCCGGTCGACAAGCAGACCCTGCGGTCCACCGCGTACGACAACATCTTCGTGCTCGGCGACGCCAGCAACATCCCGACCTCGAAGGCGGGGGCGGTGGCGCACTTCGCGGTCGAGACGTTCGTCCCCAACTTCCTGGCACTGATCGACGGCAAGCCGATGCCGAACCGCTTCGACGGGCACGCGAACTGCTTCGTCGAGTCCGGCCGCGGCCAGGCGCTGCTGCTCGACTTCAACTACGACACCCAGCCGCTGACCGGCACCTTCCCGCTGCCGGGCGTCGGCCCGCTGAAGCTGCTCGGCCGCTCCCGGATGAACCACCTGGGCAAGCTCGCCTTCGAGCAGATCTACTGGAAACTGCTGCTGCCCGGGCACCGGCTGCCCGTCCCGACCCTGATGTCCATGGCCGGCAAGCACGAGGAGGATTGA
- the feoB gene encoding ferrous iron transporter B, with protein sequence MGSPNSGKSTLFNALSGLHAKTGNYPGVTVTRYEGLTQTPAGPVIVEDLPGAYSLDPISPDEQVVDEVLDPDCDRPTSPDAVLATVDATTLRRSLGLIAQVLTIGLPTTVVVTFTDELARRHGRLDLVALERALGVPVRGIAAGDPRAVGELREHLTHARHWPRPVIPPPTDPDEVSGWISSVLASAGYRVPDLDTRSQKIDAVLLHPVWGTIVFFVTMFLFFQVIFTVAAPLQDLVQSFFDWLAGLVQTYVPDSWLTGLLSQGIIGGVGSVLVFLPQIALLFIVISLLEGTGYMSRAAFLMDRVMARAGLEGRAFVALLSSLACAIPGIMATRSLPSAKDRLATMLSAPLMTCSARLPVYVMLISLMVPADVRFGPIGAQGGVMFLLYLGGAIASMGTAWFFSRVTGRRQGQLPFYMEMPPYRLPRLATVFHAVWDACAAFLRKMTTIILGATIVLWLLLNLPTPSAAQLQQAGIDPADSGAVATYTLDHSAAGAIGHAIEPVFEPLGFDWRINIGVISSLSARETFVATMGQVAAASDPENPGTALETMTVDHGPRAGEKLFTPPVVGSLMVFFMFALQCIATMAVMRRETGTWKWPLIAWVYMFGLAWVMSFLTHLVLGAVL encoded by the coding sequence GTGGGCAGCCCGAACTCCGGCAAGTCCACCCTGTTCAACGCGCTGAGCGGCCTGCACGCCAAGACCGGCAACTACCCCGGGGTCACCGTCACCCGGTACGAGGGCCTGACCCAGACCCCGGCCGGCCCGGTCATCGTGGAGGACCTGCCCGGGGCGTACAGCCTCGACCCGATCAGCCCCGACGAGCAGGTGGTCGACGAGGTCCTCGACCCGGACTGCGACCGGCCCACCTCTCCGGATGCGGTGCTCGCCACCGTCGATGCCACCACACTGCGTCGTTCGCTCGGGCTGATCGCCCAGGTGCTGACCATCGGCCTGCCGACCACGGTGGTCGTCACCTTCACCGACGAGCTGGCCCGCCGCCACGGCCGGCTCGACCTCGTCGCCCTGGAGCGGGCGCTCGGTGTCCCGGTGCGCGGTATCGCCGCCGGGGATCCCCGCGCGGTCGGCGAACTGCGCGAGCACCTCACCCACGCCCGTCACTGGCCACGGCCGGTGATCCCCCCGCCGACCGACCCCGACGAGGTGAGCGGCTGGATCTCCTCGGTGCTGGCGTCCGCCGGCTACCGGGTGCCGGACCTGGACACCCGGAGCCAGAAGATCGACGCCGTGCTGCTGCACCCGGTGTGGGGCACGATCGTCTTCTTCGTGACGATGTTCCTGTTCTTCCAGGTGATCTTCACCGTCGCCGCGCCACTGCAGGACCTGGTCCAGTCGTTCTTCGACTGGCTGGCCGGGCTGGTGCAGACGTACGTCCCGGACAGCTGGCTGACCGGGCTGCTGAGCCAGGGCATCATCGGCGGCGTCGGCTCGGTGCTGGTCTTCCTGCCGCAGATCGCCCTGCTGTTCATCGTCATCTCGCTGCTCGAGGGCACCGGCTACATGTCCCGGGCGGCGTTCCTGATGGACCGGGTGATGGCGCGGGCCGGGCTGGAGGGCCGGGCGTTCGTCGCCCTGTTGTCCTCGCTGGCATGCGCGATCCCGGGCATCATGGCGACCCGCTCGCTGCCGAGCGCGAAGGACCGGCTGGCGACCATGCTGTCCGCGCCGCTGATGACGTGCTCGGCCCGGCTGCCGGTGTACGTCATGCTGATCAGCCTGATGGTGCCGGCCGACGTACGGTTCGGGCCGATCGGGGCCCAGGGCGGGGTGATGTTCCTGCTCTATCTCGGCGGCGCGATCGCCTCGATGGGCACGGCCTGGTTCTTCAGCCGGGTCACCGGTCGGCGGCAGGGGCAGCTGCCGTTCTACATGGAGATGCCGCCCTACCGGTTGCCGCGGCTGGCCACCGTCTTCCACGCAGTGTGGGACGCCTGCGCGGCGTTCCTGCGCAAGATGACGACGATCATCCTCGGCGCCACCATCGTGCTGTGGCTGCTGCTCAACCTGCCGACGCCGTCAGCCGCACAACTGCAGCAGGCCGGCATCGACCCGGCCGACTCCGGTGCCGTCGCCACCTACACCTTGGACCATTCGGCCGCCGGCGCGATCGGCCACGCGATCGAACCGGTGTTCGAGCCGCTCGGCTTCGACTGGCGGATCAACATCGGCGTGATCTCCTCGCTGTCGGCCCGGGAGACGTTCGTCGCGACGATGGGTCAGGTCGCCGCCGCGTCGGATCCGGAGAATCCGGGGACCGCGCTGGAGACGATGACCGTCGACCACGGTCCGCGGGCCGGTGAGAAGCTCTTCACGCCGCCGGTGGTCGGGTCGCTGATGGTGTTCTTCATGTTCGCGCTGCAGTGCATCGCGACGATGGCGGTGATGCGCCGGGAGACCGGCACCTGGAAGTGGCCGCTGATCGCCTGGGTCTACATGTTCGGCCTGGCGTGGGTGATGTCGTTCCTGACCCACCTGGTGCTGGGCGCGGTGCTGTGA
- a CDS encoding DsrE/DsrF/DrsH-like family protein, with protein sequence MTTTEARTAPARIPDGFIMPDFGRVPAPAGAATGPAGTTAPAEAYAAGTPTYTGPRKIAFICSKGNLDMAYPALIMGNAALSEGCEVHIFFTFWGLDMVNQKTNKKLQFTISGNTAMHMPALGNLRPGLEHVSLPQQLGGLPGMSAYATRYFKKEMAELDIPDVPEFLDLMAAQGAHMYACRLTFDMMKLLEADLHPAVEGVISASDFIVISEGAQVIFI encoded by the coding sequence ATGACCACCACGGAAGCACGCACCGCTCCCGCCCGGATCCCCGACGGATTCATCATGCCGGACTTCGGCCGCGTCCCCGCCCCGGCCGGCGCGGCCACCGGTCCGGCCGGCACCACCGCACCCGCCGAGGCGTACGCCGCCGGCACCCCCACCTACACCGGGCCGCGCAAGATCGCGTTCATCTGTTCCAAGGGCAACCTGGACATGGCCTACCCCGCGCTGATCATGGGCAACGCCGCGCTCAGCGAGGGCTGTGAGGTGCACATCTTCTTCACCTTCTGGGGCCTCGACATGGTCAACCAGAAGACCAACAAGAAGCTGCAGTTCACCATCTCCGGCAACACGGCGATGCACATGCCGGCGCTGGGCAACCTGAGGCCGGGACTGGAGCATGTCTCGCTGCCCCAGCAGCTCGGCGGGCTGCCGGGGATGAGCGCGTACGCCACCCGCTACTTCAAGAAGGAGATGGCCGAGCTCGACATCCCCGACGTCCCGGAGTTCCTCGACCTGATGGCCGCCCAGGGCGCCCACATGTACGCCTGCCGGTTGACCTTCGACATGATGAAGCTGCTCGAGGCGGATCTGCACCCGGCCGTCGAGGGCGTCATCTCGGCCTCCGACTTCATCGTGATCAGCGAGGGGGCGCAGGTCATCTTCATCTGA
- a CDS encoding FUSC family protein, with product MSRLGALGWSLLARLWPSHPRHWRDVPARLRPTAVWILRLTTATVIAYLASMPIVQGPPDLTGPLTALLVVQGTNLGTLRSMVVRIGAVVTGVMLAVLVSQFVGLSWWSLAIVVALSLGSAKVFHLGEQSLETPISAMLILAVQGQEVAVQNRILTTLIGAAIGFLFVVVLPSPVPSRLAARLVRRAAGGTANLLTRVAESMRSEPITQARAASWLADARSLSGQVARAGSAVTEAREARRMNARALGTTDVGPVLELGAGTMERIVLDIRNLLHVVTMEAPVRETPDDGYGEDVRPAFAWVLEILAEAIAAYGQFVEAEVEGGRPDRRTPTAAITHAGAAAERELDEALAQVGEARAMLTDLMTVDPAREQGLWLLRGSILGVLHQIISELEAEERLRTADRLAEDRAMGVWPRVIPILARPAERPDGEGWIDPDASLQTSELPKIEE from the coding sequence ATGTCCCGGCTGGGCGCACTCGGATGGTCGCTGCTGGCACGGTTGTGGCCCTCACACCCGCGCCACTGGCGCGACGTGCCCGCACGCCTGCGTCCGACCGCGGTGTGGATCCTGCGGCTGACCACCGCCACCGTGATCGCCTACCTGGCAAGCATGCCGATCGTGCAGGGCCCGCCGGACCTGACCGGCCCGCTGACTGCCCTGCTGGTCGTCCAGGGCACCAACCTGGGCACCCTGCGCAGCATGGTCGTACGGATCGGTGCGGTGGTCACCGGGGTGATGCTCGCCGTGCTGGTCTCCCAGTTCGTCGGGCTGTCCTGGTGGAGCCTGGCGATCGTGGTGGCGCTGTCGCTCGGCTCGGCGAAGGTCTTCCACCTCGGCGAGCAGTCCCTGGAGACACCGATCAGCGCGATGCTGATCCTCGCGGTGCAGGGGCAAGAGGTCGCGGTGCAGAACCGGATCCTCACCACCCTGATCGGGGCGGCGATCGGCTTCCTCTTCGTCGTCGTGCTGCCCTCGCCGGTGCCCTCCCGACTGGCCGCGCGACTGGTCCGGCGGGCGGCCGGCGGCACCGCCAACCTGCTGACCCGGGTCGCCGAGTCGATGCGGTCCGAGCCGATCACCCAGGCCCGGGCGGCGTCCTGGCTGGCCGATGCCCGGTCACTGAGCGGGCAGGTGGCCCGGGCCGGGTCGGCGGTGACCGAGGCGCGGGAGGCGCGGCGGATGAACGCCCGGGCGCTGGGCACCACCGATGTGGGGCCGGTGCTGGAACTCGGCGCCGGGACGATGGAGCGGATCGTCCTCGACATCCGCAACCTGCTGCACGTGGTGACGATGGAGGCGCCGGTGCGGGAGACCCCCGACGACGGGTACGGCGAGGACGTCCGGCCCGCGTTCGCCTGGGTGCTGGAGATCCTTGCCGAGGCGATCGCGGCTTACGGCCAGTTCGTCGAGGCCGAGGTGGAGGGTGGGCGGCCCGATCGGCGGACCCCGACGGCCGCGATCACCCACGCGGGCGCCGCCGCCGAACGAGAACTCGATGAGGCGTTGGCCCAGGTGGGGGAGGCCCGGGCGATGCTGACCGACCTGATGACCGTCGACCCGGCCCGGGAACAGGGGCTGTGGCTGCTGCGGGGGTCGATCCTCGGAGTGCTGCACCAGATCATCAGCGAACTGGAGGCCGAGGAACGGCTCCGGACCGCCGACCGGCTGGCCGAGGATCGCGCGATGGGCGTCTGGCCACGGGTGATCCCGATCCTCGCCCGCCCGGCCGAACGGCCCGACGGGGAGGGCTGGATCGATCCGGACGCGTCGTTGCAGACCTCGGAACTGCCGAAGATCGAGGAGTGA
- a CDS encoding ATP-binding protein, with translation MEASQLGAIIADLRRFGAEVTQVEAKRATGGVPKSLAETLVSFSNSNGGTIILGLDEASGFHSVGLADPGTIATAVESLCRNSITPPLTPVLDILSLEGVSLVAVQVPELLKALKPAYITAKGMNRGAYVRVGEGDHRLTDQEVQQLVADRGQPRFDCEPVDGATMDDLDPESISGYVRRLRERSPKIFGDAGIPVVLSMTGVLEPQPGIRPTIGGLLALGRYPQQFFPQLNLTFVHYPSTEGPSGSVRFLDNVTIDGSIPLMLTEAMAAIARNMTRRALVAGAGRKDLWEYPLEALREAIANALVHRDLSPGSRGNQVQIEMFPNHLKISNSGGLFGAVTLEELGTEGRSSSRNATLMKVLEDVTIPDTDQRICENRGSGIREILAALRGAGMSPPNFRDRITSFEVDFPNHTLLDEETLTWLRQLGREQLRESQGTALAIMRRGEIMDNTRYRAATGITDSRVATFELQDLVARELVTQSGTRGGARYSLSPYAEDAGRPGTRKPRPNRRAQISEYLSLTGEASKTEISSSLNLNPKTVEHWLRQMKAEGSIEPTSPGRGNRSTKYRISSRNYQVELPISSSRP, from the coding sequence GTGGAGGCAAGCCAACTGGGAGCGATCATTGCTGACCTGCGCCGCTTCGGAGCAGAAGTCACACAAGTCGAAGCCAAGCGCGCAACGGGGGGTGTCCCCAAGTCCCTGGCCGAGACTCTGGTGAGCTTTTCGAACAGCAACGGTGGAACGATTATCTTGGGCCTCGATGAAGCCTCCGGATTCCATTCCGTTGGTCTTGCAGATCCAGGAACCATTGCAACGGCGGTCGAGAGCCTCTGCAGAAACTCCATCACGCCACCCCTGACCCCTGTCCTCGACATCCTCTCGCTCGAGGGCGTGAGCCTCGTGGCCGTCCAAGTTCCAGAGCTTCTGAAGGCCCTCAAGCCTGCATACATAACTGCGAAAGGCATGAATCGCGGCGCATATGTGCGCGTCGGCGAAGGAGACCACCGTCTGACTGATCAGGAGGTACAGCAACTCGTCGCAGACCGGGGACAACCTCGATTCGACTGCGAGCCCGTGGATGGCGCAACCATGGACGATCTTGATCCTGAGAGCATCTCCGGATACGTGCGCAGGCTCCGCGAACGGAGCCCCAAGATTTTTGGCGATGCCGGAATTCCGGTCGTCTTGAGCATGACGGGAGTGCTGGAACCTCAGCCGGGCATCCGCCCCACCATCGGCGGCCTCTTGGCCTTGGGGCGATACCCCCAGCAGTTCTTTCCACAACTGAATCTCACTTTCGTCCACTACCCATCTACAGAAGGTCCGTCGGGCAGCGTCCGATTTCTTGACAACGTGACGATTGACGGCTCCATACCTCTGATGCTCACCGAGGCGATGGCCGCAATAGCTCGGAACATGACTCGCCGAGCCCTCGTCGCTGGAGCAGGACGAAAAGACCTCTGGGAGTACCCACTGGAAGCCTTACGAGAGGCCATCGCAAACGCCCTGGTGCACAGAGATCTCAGCCCCGGCTCCAGAGGTAACCAAGTCCAGATTGAGATGTTCCCCAACCACCTCAAGATCTCCAATTCCGGCGGCCTCTTCGGTGCCGTCACCTTGGAGGAACTAGGCACAGAGGGACGGTCATCCTCCAGAAACGCGACTCTCATGAAGGTCCTTGAGGACGTGACGATCCCCGACACAGACCAGCGAATATGCGAGAACCGCGGATCGGGAATCCGGGAGATCTTGGCCGCGTTGCGCGGAGCAGGAATGAGCCCGCCGAACTTCAGGGACCGCATAACATCTTTCGAAGTCGACTTTCCGAACCACACTCTGCTCGACGAGGAGACCCTCACCTGGTTGCGCCAGCTTGGACGTGAACAACTCCGTGAGAGTCAGGGCACAGCTCTCGCCATCATGCGCCGCGGCGAGATCATGGACAACACCCGCTACAGGGCCGCCACCGGAATTACCGACAGTCGCGTCGCCACATTCGAACTCCAAGATCTCGTGGCACGCGAGCTTGTGACACAATCTGGAACGCGAGGTGGAGCGAGATACTCTCTATCACCGTACGCGGAGGATGCCGGTAGGCCCGGCACCCGGAAACCACGGCCGAATCGGAGAGCCCAGATCAGCGAATACCTGTCACTGACAGGCGAGGCTTCAAAGACGGAGATCAGTAGCTCCTTGAACCTCAATCCGAAGACAGTGGAACACTGGCTCCGGCAGATGAAGGCCGAGGGATCAATCGAACCGACGTCCCCGGGACGCGGGAATCGATCCACGAAGTACCGCATATCATCACGAAACTATCAGGTGGAATTGCCGATCTCCTCATCGCGGCCTTGA